In Alteromonas mediterranea DE, a single genomic region encodes these proteins:
- the prfA gene encoding peptide chain release factor 1 — protein MKESVVRKLEHLVERFEEVQALLGDPEVIGDQDKFRNLSKEFSQLEDVVAGFNAYQQAQENLASAQEMLNEDDAEMREMAQEEMKEAKGEIERLETELQVLLLPKDPNDDNNCFLEIRAGAGGDEAAIFAGDLFRMYSRYAESRGWRVELVNANESEHGGYKEVVANVSGDGVYGVLKFESGGHRVQRVPETESQGRIHTSACTVAVLPEIPESEAIEINPAELRIDTFRASGAGGQHVNKTDSAIRITHLPTGLVVECQDERSQHKNRAKAMSVLQARLNQIEEEKRAAEEASTRKSLVGSGDRSERIRTYNFPQGRVTDHRINLTIYRLDEVVEGDLKQLVDPILQEHQADLLASLSDE, from the coding sequence ATGAAAGAGTCGGTAGTTAGGAAACTCGAACACTTAGTCGAGCGTTTCGAAGAAGTTCAGGCGCTGTTAGGCGACCCTGAAGTTATCGGCGATCAAGATAAGTTTCGCAACTTGTCCAAAGAGTTTAGCCAGTTAGAAGATGTTGTTGCCGGGTTTAATGCCTATCAACAGGCACAAGAAAACTTGGCATCTGCGCAAGAAATGCTAAATGAAGACGACGCCGAGATGCGCGAAATGGCACAAGAAGAGATGAAAGAAGCGAAGGGCGAAATAGAGCGCCTTGAAACTGAACTTCAAGTCTTGCTTTTGCCTAAAGATCCTAACGACGATAATAACTGCTTCTTGGAAATCCGCGCTGGGGCGGGTGGTGATGAGGCGGCTATTTTCGCCGGTGACCTTTTCCGTATGTACAGTCGTTATGCTGAGAGTCGCGGTTGGCGTGTAGAGTTGGTGAATGCAAACGAAAGCGAACACGGCGGCTACAAAGAAGTAGTTGCTAATGTTAGTGGTGATGGTGTTTACGGTGTGTTGAAATTCGAATCAGGCGGTCACCGCGTACAGCGCGTACCTGAGACCGAGTCACAAGGGCGTATTCATACCTCCGCGTGTACCGTTGCGGTACTGCCAGAAATTCCTGAGTCAGAAGCCATTGAAATTAACCCAGCAGAGCTTCGAATCGATACATTTCGTGCATCTGGTGCTGGTGGTCAGCACGTTAATAAAACTGACTCAGCTATCCGTATTACTCACTTGCCAACAGGCTTAGTGGTTGAATGTCAGGACGAGCGTTCGCAGCACAAAAACCGTGCTAAAGCGATGTCAGTACTGCAAGCTCGCCTAAACCAGATTGAAGAAGAAAAACGCGCTGCAGAAGAGGCGTCTACCCGTAAGAGCTTAGTGGGTAGCGGCGATCGTTCTGAGCGTATTCGCACTTATAACTTTCCCCAAGGTCGCGTTACCGATCATCGTATCAACTTAACCATCTATCGATTAGATGAAGTGGTAGAAGGCGATTTGAAGCAGCTTGTCGACCCCATTCTGCAAGAGCATCAAGCCGACTTGTTGGCGTCACTGTCTGACGAATAA
- a CDS encoding alpha/beta family hydrolase has translation MTTVDNKAESHTFDIEVHHANNPVACLVLGHGAGAGKEHDFMQDMAQALVSKGIAVVLFNFPYMQTIRSTGKRRPPDKAEKLMAHFDALIEHCSKRIEALHNMPVFIGGKSMGGRMATMVYESVSNVKGAIALGYPFHPPGKPDKTRTEHLLTATKPLIIIQGERDTFGTKAEVESYALPSEIQCAFLEDGDHSFKPRKASGKTQQEHIEKAATLTAAFINQVVNT, from the coding sequence ATGACAACTGTGGACAACAAAGCCGAATCACACACTTTCGATATTGAAGTGCATCACGCGAATAATCCTGTTGCCTGTCTCGTTTTAGGGCATGGTGCTGGCGCGGGCAAAGAGCATGACTTTATGCAAGATATGGCGCAAGCACTTGTTTCAAAGGGGATCGCTGTGGTGCTTTTTAACTTCCCTTACATGCAAACTATTAGGTCAACAGGTAAGCGCAGGCCCCCAGATAAGGCAGAAAAGCTTATGGCCCACTTCGATGCGCTGATAGAGCATTGCAGTAAACGTATTGAGGCGCTGCATAATATGCCTGTGTTCATCGGGGGCAAATCGATGGGCGGGCGAATGGCCACCATGGTGTATGAATCGGTAAGCAATGTGAAAGGGGCGATAGCATTAGGCTACCCATTTCACCCCCCAGGCAAGCCTGACAAAACTCGAACGGAACATTTATTAACTGCTACTAAACCCCTTATTATTATTCAAGGCGAACGAGATACGTTTGGAACAAAAGCTGAAGTAGAAAGTTACGCATTGCCATCAGAAATCCAATGCGCGTTTTTAGAAGATGGCGATCACAGTTTCAAGCCGCGAAAGGCCAGCGGCAAGACGCAACAAGAACATATTGAAAAGGCGGCCACACTTACGGCGGCGTTTATTAACCAAGTAGTGAACACATAA
- the lolB gene encoding lipoprotein insertase outer membrane protein LolB has translation MIRLFSILFTLCFVLSACTTAPKGPENAVNLTAQLEKVADVHQWQMRGKIAFRQGKEAASLNLVWKNDSGDFDFRLTNFLGVSLVSLNVSDKGSTLEADGETYVDALPEPLIYQITGMVIPVKPLLSWVKGLPIEGDKFTLTEKGLVDTLESDCKTCQNWKVSYGNYGSVKMANGDAVWLPHSISLTQDAASSTAHTQLKIKIYQWNL, from the coding sequence ATGATTCGCTTATTTTCGATTTTGTTCACCCTTTGCTTTGTTCTGAGCGCGTGTACCACTGCCCCCAAAGGCCCTGAAAATGCGGTAAACCTCACGGCTCAGCTAGAAAAAGTTGCCGATGTGCACCAGTGGCAAATGCGTGGAAAAATTGCCTTTCGCCAAGGTAAAGAGGCGGCCAGTCTTAATTTAGTCTGGAAAAACGATTCTGGTGATTTTGATTTCCGATTAACCAATTTTCTTGGTGTGAGCTTAGTTTCATTAAATGTGTCGGATAAAGGCTCTACCTTGGAAGCCGACGGCGAAACCTATGTGGACGCCCTTCCCGAACCGCTCATCTATCAAATAACCGGCATGGTTATTCCCGTTAAACCACTTTTATCTTGGGTTAAGGGTTTGCCTATTGAGGGCGACAAATTTACCCTAACGGAAAAAGGGCTGGTTGATACGTTAGAAAGCGACTGTAAAACATGTCAAAACTGGAAAGTTTCCTATGGAAACTACGGCAGCGTTAAAATGGCCAACGGTGACGCAGTTTGGCTTCCCCACAGTATCAGCCTTACGCAAGACGCCGCTTCGAGCACAGCGCATACCCAGCTAAAAATTAAAATATATCAGTGGAATCTGTAG
- the kdsA gene encoding 3-deoxy-8-phosphooctulonate synthase, with product MSESQQIINVGNVEVANHLPFVLFGGMNVLESRDLAMRIAEHYVEVTQKLNIPYVFKASFDKANRSSVTSYRGPGMEEGLRIFEEIKSTFNVPLITDVHEPHQAAPVADVVDVIQLPAFLARQTDLVVAMAKTGAVINVKKPQFLAPHEMRHIIGKLGEAGNDNVILCERGSCFGYNNLVVDMLGMDAMKEYAPVIFDATHALQMPGGRATSADGRRAQAAQLARSGMALGLAGLFIEAHPNPDEALCDGPCALPLAKLEPYLQQMKALDELVKGFDALDTSNT from the coding sequence ATGTCTGAATCTCAACAGATTATTAATGTTGGCAACGTAGAGGTGGCAAATCACTTGCCGTTCGTACTTTTCGGTGGAATGAATGTGCTTGAGTCTCGGGATCTTGCCATGCGTATTGCCGAGCATTATGTTGAAGTTACCCAGAAACTGAATATTCCTTACGTTTTCAAAGCGTCCTTTGATAAAGCAAACCGTTCATCGGTAACCTCTTACCGCGGTCCGGGTATGGAAGAAGGCCTTCGCATTTTCGAAGAAATCAAGTCGACGTTCAATGTGCCTCTTATCACTGACGTACACGAACCGCATCAAGCCGCGCCAGTAGCGGATGTGGTTGACGTAATTCAGCTGCCTGCATTTTTAGCGCGTCAAACTGATTTGGTTGTTGCGATGGCAAAAACAGGTGCTGTAATTAACGTTAAAAAGCCACAGTTCTTAGCGCCCCATGAAATGCGTCATATCATTGGCAAGTTAGGGGAAGCTGGCAACGATAACGTTATCCTTTGTGAACGCGGCAGTTGCTTTGGCTACAACAACCTTGTAGTGGATATGTTGGGTATGGACGCAATGAAAGAATATGCGCCAGTAATATTTGACGCGACGCACGCGTTACAGATGCCGGGGGGACGTGCAACTTCAGCGGATGGACGCCGTGCTCAGGCGGCTCAGTTAGCGAGAAGTGGTATGGCTTTAGGGCTAGCAGGGCTATTTATTGAAGCTCACCCAAATCCAGATGAGGCATTGTGCGATGGACCGTGTGCATTACCGCTTGCAAAGTTGGAGCCGTACTTACAGCAAATGAAAGCGCTAGATGAGTTGGTAAAAGGGTTCGACGCGTTAGATACGAGTAATACCTAA
- the rlmM gene encoding 23S rRNA (cytidine(2498)-2'-O)-methyltransferase RlmM: MSDTSILAYCRPGYENDTANELTSRYGEAGFYGYPVSKKNSGFAHYHLYDAAQLEQTVTQFAVHDSIFPRQLVAVFAAINDVEKEDRVGQVLDALKEVEKPFSIFGAVDVEYPDTEEGKTLAKFCRKFTVPLRQALRKAGWLTAKENLGKPKLHIFFASFEICYIGFTLPSHASRDHLGICRLKFPSDSPSRSTLKLEDALVNMLSNKQQSKVLRSGGRAVDLGACPGGWTYQLVKRGMYVEAIDNGLIADSLMSTGLVEHHAADGFTYRPQFGRVDLLVCDMIEQPDRVAKLMGDWLVKHWATHAIFNIKLPMKRRYETVVEAMTSLNSRLDALDDAFAVKVRHLYHDRDEVTVTIVRTSKDEV, encoded by the coding sequence ATGTCTGATACCAGTATTTTAGCTTATTGCCGCCCAGGCTATGAAAATGACACGGCGAATGAACTTACGTCACGTTATGGCGAAGCCGGTTTTTACGGTTATCCAGTATCAAAGAAAAACAGCGGCTTTGCACACTATCACTTGTATGACGCTGCCCAGCTTGAGCAAACGGTGACACAGTTTGCCGTTCACGACAGTATTTTTCCTCGCCAGCTAGTGGCTGTATTTGCTGCAATTAATGATGTGGAAAAAGAAGATAGGGTGGGCCAAGTGCTTGATGCCCTGAAAGAGGTAGAAAAGCCGTTTTCTATCTTTGGCGCTGTTGATGTGGAATACCCTGACACCGAGGAAGGGAAAACCCTTGCTAAATTTTGCCGCAAGTTTACTGTGCCACTTCGCCAAGCTTTAAGGAAAGCGGGGTGGCTAACCGCTAAAGAAAATTTGGGCAAACCTAAACTACATATTTTCTTTGCGTCATTTGAAATTTGTTATATTGGCTTTACATTACCCAGTCACGCAAGCCGCGACCATTTAGGCATTTGCCGTTTAAAGTTTCCCAGTGACTCGCCAAGTCGCTCTACGCTTAAGTTAGAAGATGCACTGGTTAACATGCTAAGCAATAAACAACAATCTAAGGTACTTCGAAGTGGTGGGCGAGCTGTAGACTTAGGGGCGTGCCCGGGCGGCTGGACGTATCAGCTGGTTAAACGAGGGATGTATGTTGAAGCCATTGACAATGGGCTAATTGCCGATAGTTTAATGAGCACAGGGTTAGTTGAACATCATGCAGCAGACGGCTTTACTTATCGACCACAATTTGGTCGTGTAGATCTACTTGTATGTGATATGATAGAACAACCCGATAGAGTAGCGAAGCTGATGGGTGATTGGTTGGTAAAACACTGGGCCACTCATGCTATCTTTAACATAAAGCTACCTATGAAGCGGCGTTATGAAACAGTAGTTGAAGCCATGACGTCGTTAAATAGCCGTTTAGATGCCCTAGACGATGCATTTGCGGTGAAGGTGAGACATCTCTACCACGACAGAGATGAAGTTACAGTAACAATTGTTCGCACTTCAAAAGATGAGGTGTGA
- a CDS encoding transcriptional regulator GcvA, with protein MHRRLPPLNALKAFEAAARHLSFTKAADELFVTQAAVSHQIKALEDFLSMKLFLRRNRTLLLTEEGQAYFLELKDIFKNLQDATERLLAKGSKGAITVAMPPSFASQWLVPRIHKFSLAHPDIDVRIKAVDFDEGFLEDDVDVAIYYGKGRWAGLQADQLHKEFLTPLCSPLLFQGPKPLSSLSDLRHHVLLHDLSRTAWKNWLKHVGVVGVNVNQGPVFSHSMLVLQAAALGQGIALGNTVLARPEIEAGRLVMPFEERVESRDAFYLVCEESQAELGKIAAFRDWILALVEAEQEDLL; from the coding sequence ATGCACCGACGTTTACCCCCTCTAAACGCTTTGAAAGCATTTGAAGCGGCGGCCCGCCACTTGAGCTTTACCAAAGCGGCAGATGAGCTGTTTGTTACGCAAGCTGCCGTAAGTCATCAGATAAAGGCACTTGAAGATTTTTTATCGATGAAGCTGTTTTTGCGACGCAATAGAACGCTGCTATTAACTGAAGAGGGGCAGGCGTACTTTTTAGAACTCAAAGACATCTTTAAAAACTTGCAAGACGCTACCGAAAGGCTACTTGCTAAAGGAAGTAAGGGCGCTATTACTGTTGCTATGCCACCGAGCTTTGCAAGCCAATGGCTGGTGCCGCGCATTCATAAGTTTAGTTTGGCGCACCCAGATATTGACGTTCGTATAAAAGCCGTCGACTTTGACGAGGGCTTTTTGGAAGATGACGTAGACGTGGCGATATACTACGGCAAGGGACGCTGGGCTGGGCTTCAAGCCGACCAGCTGCACAAGGAATTTCTAACGCCGCTATGCTCACCATTGCTTTTTCAAGGCCCTAAGCCGTTGTCGAGCTTGTCTGATTTACGCCATCACGTATTGCTTCACGACTTAAGCCGCACGGCTTGGAAAAATTGGTTAAAGCACGTGGGTGTGGTTGGCGTTAATGTAAACCAAGGCCCAGTTTTCAGCCACTCAATGCTGGTATTGCAAGCTGCCGCGCTAGGTCAAGGCATTGCGTTAGGGAATACGGTTTTAGCAAGGCCAGAAATTGAAGCAGGTCGCCTAGTCATGCCGTTTGAAGAAAGAGTAGAGAGTCGAGATGCATTCTATTTAGTGTGCGAAGAATCACAAGCTGAACTGGGTAAGATTGCGGCATTCAGAGACTGGATCTTAGCGTTAGTGGAAGCAGAACAAGAGGACCTGTTGTAA
- the prmC gene encoding peptide chain release factor N(5)-glutamine methyltransferase has protein sequence MRIDQALAWAVKQLEGGESPSVDAKVMLADILGKSQTYLFTWPDKTLTPSQIAEFEDAIERRKAGEPVAYIIGKRDFWTLSLFTSSHTLIPRPDTEVLVEHVINWATGNVSANTPNKPPLSICDLGTGTGAIALALASELPQASVIGVDFLSDAVALAKRNANSNKINNARFMQSDWFSALRGHTFDIIVSNPPYIDETSPYLNEGDVRFEPKSALTSGDSGLSDIKHIISHASTYLNSNGLLAFEHGFDQGDAVKALLQTSGFVNVKTIKDYGNNDRVTLGQWP, from the coding sequence ATGCGTATAGACCAAGCCCTTGCTTGGGCGGTAAAGCAGTTAGAGGGTGGTGAGTCACCCTCTGTCGATGCGAAAGTTATGTTGGCTGACATTCTGGGTAAGTCCCAAACCTACCTTTTTACCTGGCCTGATAAAACCCTAACCCCCTCCCAAATTGCGGAATTTGAAGACGCAATTGAAAGACGCAAAGCCGGTGAGCCTGTTGCCTACATTATTGGTAAACGAGACTTTTGGACTCTCTCGTTGTTTACGTCGTCTCATACACTTATTCCACGCCCTGATACCGAGGTGTTGGTTGAACACGTGATTAACTGGGCGACAGGCAATGTCAGCGCCAACACGCCGAATAAACCACCGTTGTCTATTTGTGATTTAGGGACCGGAACAGGGGCCATTGCACTGGCGCTAGCCAGTGAATTACCCCAAGCATCGGTTATTGGTGTGGACTTCTTATCAGATGCGGTGGCGCTCGCCAAACGCAATGCAAATAGTAACAAGATAAATAATGCTCGTTTTATGCAAAGCGATTGGTTTAGCGCATTACGGGGCCATACGTTTGACATTATCGTTTCCAACCCGCCTTACATCGACGAAACCAGCCCTTATCTGAATGAAGGGGACGTACGTTTTGAACCGAAAAGCGCGTTAACGTCTGGCGATTCGGGGCTAAGCGACATCAAGCACATCATATCTCATGCTTCCACATACCTTAATAGTAATGGGTTGTTAGCTTTTGAGCATGGTTTTGACCAAGGCGATGCGGTGAAAGCGCTGCTTCAAACATCAGGTTTTGTAAACGTGAAAACAATCAAAGACTACGGTAACAATGACCGGGTTACCTTAGGCCAGTGGCCGTAA
- a CDS encoding DUF423 domain-containing protein, with product MKNENLRGGVLAKPFLLAGALFAGLAVILGAFAAHGLKGVLTAQQLSTFETGVRYQMYHALAVLLLPALSNYISSKWVNRVALCFVIGCVLFSGSLYALSISGIKWFGPITPLGGLFFIIGWALLLVGLLVTGNTDSQGHGSNLEGGDDV from the coding sequence ATGAAAAATGAGAATCTCAGAGGAGGCGTGCTGGCCAAGCCGTTTCTTTTAGCTGGCGCACTCTTCGCAGGGCTGGCGGTTATATTAGGCGCTTTTGCAGCCCACGGATTAAAAGGGGTGTTAACGGCACAACAGCTAAGTACCTTTGAAACTGGCGTACGCTATCAAATGTACCACGCTTTAGCAGTGCTTCTATTGCCTGCATTATCTAACTATATTTCAAGTAAATGGGTTAATCGTGTCGCGCTATGTTTTGTTATTGGCTGCGTTTTATTTAGCGGAAGTTTATACGCCTTATCAATTAGCGGCATAAAATGGTTTGGACCGATAACGCCACTAGGCGGTTTGTTTTTTATCATTGGATGGGCGCTATTACTGGTGGGTCTTTTAGTTACGGGAAATACGGATAGCCAGGGCCATGGGAGTAACCTGGAAGGAGGCGATGATGTCTGA
- a CDS encoding DUF3369 domain-containing protein, with amino-acid sequence MNDDFLFADDDDENEQEDLGSWKVLIVDDEPEVHAVTKLALNDFSLNGKTLEFVSAYSGEEAKAIFKAHNDIAVVLLDVVMEADDAGLQVADYIRNELDNHFTRIILRTGQPGQAPEKDVIINYDINDYKSKTELTAQKLFTVIIAALRSYRDIIVIEENRRGLEKIIDASVDLFSSRSLERFMQGIIQQLASILGCSKDAAYITTAVATTSRTINAFNNHIGEDELYVFAGNGEYASKEGVPLKEAINAQEYALCVKAMREKQIVYADDHVVAYCNSKSHNGALLYLSGLPRRIGESDRHLVKRFSDSVQLAFDNVLKTVDVEATQKEIIERLGKALEHEAHGSNNLTRMVEMAQVLAQKVGLNEPEAHALRLAVPLLDIGTSIVPKSILQKSSPLSDEEVFKIRQHAEFGYQILQDSSRPTIQMAAMLAKQHHERWDGKGYPEGLKGEEIDIRSRIATLVDVFDALLNERPYKPAWTIDKVAAVLQEESGKHFDPQLVEYLLEDLPAFMAIQARYPNKR; translated from the coding sequence ATGAATGATGACTTTCTTTTCGCTGATGACGATGATGAAAACGAACAAGAAGATCTCGGTAGCTGGAAAGTCCTTATTGTTGACGATGAGCCAGAAGTGCATGCGGTTACCAAACTTGCGCTAAATGATTTTAGTTTAAACGGCAAAACGTTGGAATTTGTAAGTGCCTACAGCGGCGAAGAAGCTAAGGCTATTTTCAAAGCACATAACGACATAGCCGTTGTTTTACTTGATGTTGTAATGGAAGCCGACGACGCAGGCCTTCAGGTTGCAGACTACATTCGAAACGAACTTGATAATCACTTTACTCGCATCATTTTAAGAACCGGCCAGCCAGGTCAAGCCCCTGAAAAAGACGTCATCATCAACTACGATATTAACGACTACAAATCTAAGACAGAACTCACTGCACAAAAGCTTTTTACCGTTATTATCGCGGCCCTTCGCTCGTATCGAGACATTATTGTTATCGAAGAAAACCGGCGGGGACTAGAGAAAATCATCGATGCTTCAGTGGATTTATTTTCGTCTCGTTCACTTGAAAGGTTCATGCAGGGCATTATTCAACAGCTCGCCTCTATTCTTGGATGTTCAAAGGACGCGGCTTACATTACAACAGCTGTAGCGACAACATCGCGCACAATAAACGCGTTCAATAATCACATTGGCGAAGACGAATTGTATGTATTTGCCGGAAATGGCGAGTATGCCAGTAAAGAGGGCGTGCCGCTCAAAGAGGCGATCAACGCGCAAGAGTATGCCCTATGTGTGAAAGCAATGCGGGAAAAGCAGATTGTTTATGCTGACGATCACGTGGTCGCATACTGCAATAGTAAAAGTCACAACGGTGCGCTTCTGTATCTTTCCGGGCTGCCGCGCCGAATAGGCGAGAGTGACCGACATTTAGTAAAACGTTTTTCTGATAGCGTGCAGCTGGCCTTCGACAATGTGTTAAAAACTGTTGATGTGGAAGCCACGCAAAAAGAGATTATAGAGCGTTTAGGCAAAGCGCTAGAACATGAGGCCCATGGCTCGAATAATTTAACAAGAATGGTAGAAATGGCCCAAGTGCTAGCGCAAAAGGTAGGGCTTAATGAACCCGAGGCACATGCATTACGTCTTGCGGTACCACTTCTTGATATTGGTACCTCAATAGTACCTAAGTCTATACTTCAGAAATCGTCGCCTTTATCCGACGAGGAAGTGTTTAAAATTAGGCAACACGCCGAATTCGGTTATCAAATCTTACAAGATTCAAGTCGTCCTACCATCCAGATGGCGGCCATGCTTGCCAAGCAACACCATGAAAGGTGGGACGGTAAAGGCTATCCAGAGGGGCTAAAAGGGGAAGAAATCGACATTAGAAGTCGTATTGCCACCTTAGTTGATGTATTTGATGCGCTGTTAAATGAGCGCCCTTACAAGCCTGCGTGGACCATAGATAAAGTAGCAGCTGTATTACAAGAGGAAAGCGGTAAACACTTTGACCCGCAGCTCGTCGAGTACTTACTTGAAGACTTACCTGCATTTATGGCAATACAAGCGCGTTATCCCAATAAGAGGTAG
- the hemA gene encoding glutamyl-tRNA reductase, producing the protein MTLLALGINHKTAPVALREKVAFTPDSLVEALASLKKLDGVEESVIVSTCNRTELYVNTQDESGQKLLQWLSDFHHLDVEDIANNSYVLTQDEAVKHIMRVASGLDSLILGEPQILGQVKQAFGDAKHSGMINSEFDKLFQHTFSVAKRVRSETDIGANAVSVAYAAVQLAKHIFAELPKRSVLLVGAGETIELVAQHLKEQGVSCLAVANRTVARAEALAETLDASVYTLSQVPEHLKDFDIVISSTASQLPLIGKGMVEKALKQRRNMPMFLVDLAVPRDIESEVNELGDAYLYTVDDLQHIVQKNLENREQAAKEAEKLIDKQAGDYMTWKQSQQSIDLVRQYRQKGMAQRDDIVEKAKAQLAEGKNAETVLEEMAYKLTNTLLHPTTLALREAAMHDDPALSRWMGQALDLSDFSSDNNK; encoded by the coding sequence ATGACTTTACTCGCCCTCGGTATTAACCACAAAACAGCACCAGTAGCACTTCGCGAAAAAGTGGCTTTTACACCAGATTCTCTGGTGGAAGCGCTTGCGAGCTTAAAAAAGTTAGACGGTGTAGAAGAGTCGGTCATTGTTTCTACTTGTAATCGCACCGAACTTTATGTCAACACGCAAGACGAAAGCGGCCAAAAGCTTCTACAATGGTTAAGTGACTTTCACCATTTAGATGTAGAGGACATAGCAAACAACAGCTATGTTTTAACGCAAGATGAAGCCGTGAAGCATATTATGCGGGTGGCCAGCGGTTTAGACTCGCTTATTCTGGGTGAGCCGCAAATTTTAGGGCAAGTAAAACAAGCTTTCGGCGATGCCAAGCATTCAGGCATGATAAACAGTGAGTTTGATAAGCTGTTTCAGCATACGTTTTCCGTTGCCAAGCGCGTGCGAAGCGAAACGGATATTGGTGCAAATGCAGTGAGTGTGGCTTATGCCGCAGTACAGCTGGCAAAACACATCTTCGCCGAGTTACCTAAACGCTCGGTATTATTAGTGGGTGCGGGTGAAACCATAGAGTTGGTCGCGCAGCATTTGAAAGAGCAGGGCGTTAGTTGTTTGGCCGTGGCAAACCGAACGGTGGCGCGCGCAGAGGCGTTAGCAGAAACGTTAGACGCCAGTGTGTATACCTTGTCACAAGTGCCAGAGCATCTTAAAGACTTCGATATTGTGATAAGCTCGACGGCTAGCCAACTGCCGCTGATAGGCAAAGGCATGGTAGAAAAAGCACTTAAACAGCGCAGAAATATGCCGATGTTTTTGGTTGACCTTGCTGTTCCACGGGATATTGAATCGGAAGTTAACGAGTTAGGCGATGCCTATCTTTATACCGTTGATGACTTACAGCACATTGTTCAAAAGAACTTAGAAAACCGCGAACAAGCCGCAAAAGAAGCGGAAAAACTCATCGACAAACAAGCTGGCGACTACATGACATGGAAACAGTCGCAGCAATCGATAGATTTAGTTAGACAATATCGCCAAAAAGGCATGGCACAGCGTGACGATATTGTAGAAAAAGCCAAGGCGCAGTTAGCAGAAGGCAAAAATGCCGAAACAGTACTAGAAGAAATGGCGTATAAACTAACCAATACGCTGTTGCACCCTACGACGTTGGCGTTACGCGAAGCTGCCATGCACGATGACCCGGCATTAAGCCGCTGGATGGGACAGGCATTAGATTTATCTGACTTTTCGTCAGACAATAATAAATAA
- a CDS encoding SirB2 family protein encodes MYMMAKHLHLTAVGLSILFFIFRFIWSQFDATALSKKWVKILPHIIDTVLLASAIWLCFILSQYPIVNPWLTFKVIGVVLYIVFGLFALKKAKTALAKWGFFVAALAVLMATAMVAVTKQPLF; translated from the coding sequence ATGTACATGATGGCAAAACACCTCCACTTGACTGCTGTAGGCTTAAGTATCTTATTTTTTATCTTCCGCTTTATTTGGAGTCAGTTCGACGCCACGGCGTTGTCTAAAAAATGGGTTAAAATTCTTCCCCACATTATTGATACCGTTTTACTCGCCAGCGCGATATGGCTGTGCTTTATCCTGTCTCAGTACCCAATAGTTAACCCGTGGCTTACGTTTAAAGTTATAGGCGTAGTGCTTTACATTGTTTTTGGCTTGTTTGCGCTTAAAAAAGCCAAAACAGCCCTGGCTAAATGGGGCTTTTTCGTGGCAGCACTGGCTGTACTCATGGCAACGGCCATGGTCGCGGTTACCAAACAACCTCTTTTTTAA